CAGATATCTCACTCACCTGAAGTCTGGGAAGCAAAACCCGCGTGTTTTCAGtctgaaacaacaacaatgactaACTTATTTCAGCTGAGTGACCTGTAGGACGACTGCATTCCATGCTGGGTAAACTTACCAAAACCTGTCCTTGCATTGCGTTCAGGCTTATGGGAGAGTCAAAGGAACTGGAacctgttaaaagaaaatatttcagtGCATCTCTCTAGTAacttgagggggaaaaaagatcaaATGTCTCATCAACTCACTGGAGACTAGCTGGCAATGGGAAGAGTCTGCAGCTCTGGAAACAAAATCACACTCAGGTTTAGGACATCAGGGGACGGACGTCGGGTATGTCAGGGGATGACGTCAGGTCAGGTGACTGATGTCAGGTGAGGACGTCAAGGGACAGATGTCAGGTGACAGACGTCGAGGGACTGATGCCAGGACAGGCGTCAGGTGACGGATGTCAGGTGCGGACGTCAGGGTACAGATGTGAGTTGATGCGCGTCAGGCGACGGATGTCAGCCGACGGACGTCATTTGACGAAATGTCAAGTGACGTACCTCAAGGGAAGGATGTCGGGACAGGTGTCAGGTGATGGACGTCAGGTGACGTCATATTCCGACTCGAGAACATGAGCTCACCTGATCGGTCGTGACACCAACAGCTCCACTTGTGGCTCTGATTTGGACTCCAGGATGATGTTGTAAACGTCGTTGAAAGTGGCGCCTTGTAGAACGTGACCATTCCACTCCACAACCTGATCACCTAAACCACACCAACATCCTGTTGGTCCCTTCAATGGAAACTAGAAGAAACGGCTAACCTAGCTTAGCATGAAGGCTGGAAAGTGGTGCTGTCTCCGAAATCACTCACTAACCGCTATACAGTGTGCCATTTTGTAGTGGTGTCCGAATGCTTAGTGATCAATTTCAGTGCTCTATAAAGTGCGCTCAAAATTTCCCACAAAGCATCGCAAAGGTTTGTGACCAACTGATGGTCACTCACTGAGTCGTGATACCCCATACTGCATTGCAACTTCAAAGAAGAAATGCTGGGACTAGATGTGTCACAATCGGAGGGAGTGAACTTTTTCGTAGAAATGTAACTTCAATAAAGCTTTGATTGTTTGCGTTTTTATAGCAATCTACATACAGTAacagtacattttaataatgtgtCCAAACGTTATTAATGAGCTCACGATATAGTCCACCATATAGTGCAACCCTACATGGGGAGTAGGTAGTAGTGAGTGAGTGAACAATTTCATAAACAGCCTCAGGGTGAACGGCCAGCCTAGTTTAGCACGAAGGCTGGGTGCTAGGGTAAACACTGACCTAGCGTAACGAAGCCGACTGGAAACTGTAAGGGTAAAGAGCTGTCTTAATTAGCACAGAGACTGGAATTATGTCTTACCTGCTCTCAGGTGTCCCACAACGTCTGCTAGACTTCCTTGTTTCACTTTAGTGATGAACGCACAGAGATGACCAGAATCTGTCATCTTACCGCCAACCACCTGCAAGGTCAAACAATTTCAGCCTCATAAAAAGGTTAAAGAAGTTAtagggatggatggaggaatgaAGAGAGGAGGACAGGCCTTAAGTCCAAGCAGCGCGCCAGTGTCTGCGTGAATGGATCCGTCCTTCATGGTCTTGTTCAGCAGAATTCGCCCAATGAGACGCTCACCGTCTGTGGACTGTTGCCATGACACCTGCTGCTGAGGGGTCAGAGTGCACAGGAATTCTCGATTTGTGGTCGCTGAGCCGCAATAAACATCAACAAGAGTTCGAGGGAAGAGGCTGATCTTACTGTGGGCATGGCCGTGAGTTCACTGGGATACCACCAGTGGCCGTGGTCCATGTCGTCTCCTAGCAGCCAGCCCGAAGGAAAGGTGAAAGGTCAGACACCATCTTCCACAACAATTTATTATGATGTCATACATTCAGAATTTATGTCATAAAATGCAGCACTCACTCAAAGATGAACGCATGCACACAAGAACATGTGAATGTTGTAAAAAGATGACATGATGACATGATCACTTGACTTCATCACCACCAGCACTCGCAATGCCACCCCTTCGCCTTCATTCTCAGCGTTCGCAACGGGATTGGTCAAAGCACAAAATTGAAGCAGGTCAAACTTGTGAAGATGGCGAAAGCATCATTGCCTTGGCCCTGAACTTTTTCTCAGACCTTCCACTCGGATGGCAAATCCCAGCAATCGGTGAAAGACTGGCAGGTAAGTAGCCATTTTGTTTCTATTCCGTGGTGCTCTCCCGGCTAATCCATCAAGCCGCTCTCTTAATCCAATTGAATGCGAGATGCTGGTGTGGCTATCAGGAAGAAAATAATCCTCACCATTCACTTCTCTGGGCTTCCGTTGACTTTTCTGAGCTCAGGCCCGAGAGTCAGcaccatgtttttcttctccttctctcgCGGGTGTCTCGGCTGAGTCCTGGAGAACTGAGACCGAGCCGTGACCGAACCACCGCACTAGCACCTCAGCCTGTGAGGAACGATCCTGGATCATCGCTCGTAATCTGCTCGCTGACTTGTGGTCCAATCACAGCGAGGTGGCACAAATGGTCAGTGTGACGCTTGACTTCCTGTCCGCACTTCAACTGGAGGCCACCTGCGTTTTTTCCTGACCAGAATAAATTATATGAGCCTGACGCAACCCACCTAATGACCAATCAACCTGACAACCGACATGCTCACGTTCTGATGCTTTGTCTCTTGTCAGCGGTAGCGGCTCAGAGTATAGCTTGTTTTCTATCATGACTAGCATGGAGTCAACGAGCTTGTTTTCTATCATGACTAGCATGTAGCCAACTAGCTTGTTTTCTATCACAGCTAACATGTAACAACCTAGCCTGGTTTCCTATGGTGGCTATCATGCTATTCAGCCACAAGTCACGCAGCCACTCATATTACTCTGATACTGGTCAACTTGCATTGGCTTCCAGTCCATCTGAGTTGCAATAGATCGATGTTGTGATAGATAGattttatattatatgtatttatgaGTAAGTAACCATTAAATATTACCTGGCTTAGCACCCTAGCTCGCTGACTTAATGGTACCGTATGTTCTGTCCCAAAATCTACATTCTCAACACGCTGGTCTTTAGGTGACTCAGAGAGCCAAAAAGAAGTCAGCAGGCTCTTGAGCATATTCTGTTCGAGCTCTAGTACTCTGGAATACCCTCCTTGCGGATACAGTATTTCAGCTGCTACCTCAGTAGAATTTTTTAAATCTCGATTTAAGACTTACTTTTACACTTTGGCATTTGGTTAAAGTACAAATAAGCCTGTTTTACTGACTCTTCTCTCTCCTACCCCCTCCTGCTCAGAGAGAGGGCTGGCTGTTGGGGATGACCGAATCTGAGGCTGTTTCTGTATTGATTCTGCACAGACCAACTGGGACAAGAGctgaggtggaccacttccccTGGAGGCGTTGTTGCGGAGGATTCTGCGCCGACCGACCAGGCCAGGTCCTGACGCCGCTACACTTTCGCGAAGGCATCTATCCTGCAGCACTTCACCAAATCTCTTTAAATTGACTCTTATGCCGTCTTAATCAACATTGTACGACACCAAACTATGTAAtgaaatgttgcccactcgacatccattCCAGCTTGGCCATCCCTccatctgtggtcccttctcaaggtttcctCTTTTCTCCCCAAAGGGGGTTTAAAATTTTTACTTGCCCGATTTGGgggtttagatcaggggatGTCGCTGATCTTTGTCCACCGGTGGCCTgcgaagccctttgagactcttttgggATTAAGGCCAAAACAAACTTGACTCACGGTCCCGGTCGTCACCACTGTTCTCATGTGTGGTCAGAAGCTCCTCTTCCGAGCTGCTGAGGCTGCCGATCGCGAGCACTTTTCCCAACCTGCGCGAGATGCCGTCATTGGTTGGCTTCCTCCTGTGGGCGGGGCACCGGTCAAGGTGTTTATGAGGGACAGGATGGCGCGGAGGGGAGCGCGACCTCCGACCTGTGAGCACAAACAGGCGTCAGTGCCAAAGAGCTGGGCCACGTCCACTGCGCAAGGTTCTGGTCTCACGGAGCCTTTGAGTCAGCTCTTCCGACGTCTCCATGGAGATGTCAACGCTGATAAACTTCCACCCCTTTCTGAGTTGACTTCAAAGGGATGATCCTGTTGCCAGGCAACCACAAACTGTCACCAGCATTGGGGCCAACGATATCAACATCTGCAGCATCTCTGATTGGTTACCTGCCAACTTGTATGGTAACACACCTCTCTCCAGATGTTAAAGCTCCTCCCACTGTCAGACACAGAAGACCAATGAGAGAGAATTACctatttcttttttgccacaatAAAAGTCCTACACCTGATATCCCCCACTATATCACGCTCCTGCTATACTGCAGATTTTACTGTTAAACATCATAATTTTCTGTCTGGAAATTCTCACTATATGGAGGAAATAGACAGCGTATTGCGGTCAACGAACGGGGGATAACTGTACTATATGTATTTCTAATGTGATAAACATTCAAAGGAATTTCATTGGAAAGCCAAAGCGGCCCTCTTTGTGATTtagtctccatccatccatccatccattttctgagccgcttctcctcactagggtcgcgggggtgctggagcctatcccaggtgtcatcgggcaggaggcggggtacaccctcaactggttgccacccaatcgcagggcacatagaaacaaacaaccattcgcactcacagtcacgcctacgggcaatttagagtccccaattaatgcatgtttttgggatgtgggaggaaaccggagtgcccggagaaaacccacgcaggcacggggagaacatgcaaactccacacaggcggggccggggattgaacccgggtcctcagaactgtgaggctgacgctctaaccagtcgtccaccgtgccgccattgaTTTAGTCTCACACAGATAATTATTATCTACAAGagaggccggcacggtgggcgacaggttagcacatctgcctcacagttctgggaaccggggttcaaatgccggcccagcctgtgtggagtttgcatgttctccccgtccgtccctgcgtgggttttctctgggcactccggtttcctcccacatcgcaaaaacatgcgtggtaggttaggTTAGGTATTGAGGACTCTATattgaggtgtgaatgtgagtccgaatgtttgtttgtttctacatgacctacgattggctggcgaccggttcggggtctACCCGAAGATAGcagtgataggctccagcagcccgcgacccaagtgaggataagaggtaaagaaaatggatggatggagataaaCATGCACGCAGATACTGCCCCCCcgcccaacacacacacagcctgcATGCTCTTCTAGTAGACTTTTATCGTGAAGAACTCAAGTGATCAGTCTTACTTTGTTGGTGTCCACAAGCTACATTATGTCCTCTCGACTCCAAAGACACATGAAACACATCAGCAACTCAACGAACACGTCTACGATACCATGAAGTCCAATCAGCATATTTACGGCTCTACACTAACCCCGCCCCCACGGGCTGCCTTAGGGTGGAGCTCCTCCGCCTCCTCAAATCTTCATCTTCACTCGCTGAAGAACCTTCACTCGGCTCACTGCTTCTCAACGTCTTACCACAAACCATCATGTAGAAGTGGTCCACatggtaataaataataaagttcTGTTGTTGCTCATATGGTTGGGGGTGTCCTTGCTAGCCTATCTTGCATTGCGTCATTTCTGCTAGCATTGgactttgttgttttagcattAGCTACATTTAGTAGCGCTAAGCTTCTGCAAGCTGCAGGATCTCAAAATCTGTTAATCTTATTAAAGTGTGTGCAtatagtgtgtgcgtgtagtttgtaatttgtttttgtgtgaaaattTGAAAGAGATCATGTGCCAGCCATGAaatgatttgtttgtgtttgttgacaAGACAACTGTGTATCTCCTCTTGATGTTCATCATTTAGAgcagggtgtcaaactcacttttgtcacgggccacgtcGTAGTTATTAGTTGTCACGGGCCACGTCGTAGTTATGACGTTCCCTCGGAGGgtcgttatgactgtgaacccatatgaaGGAATTAGCACGTCATATAATGAgatatacacaagaaattgatgaataactagtaaaatcagaagcctataaaaacatgtttttaacaacTACATTTTTGATTGAAAACAATTGGTAAGAATTGCAATATCTCCACATTATTATACTGgaacacaattagcaattttgatttgctttcgcgggccatataaaatgacgtggcgagccggatctggcccccgggccaccagtttgtcACCAGTGATTAAGAGCATCAACGCATCGATCGGTTGGGGGAATGTCAAAAAGGATGAGTGAGATTAAGGGCGGCGGATTTGCTAACGTCACGACCGGTCACGTGACTTGGTTCCACCTAAAaggattattttgtttcttttttgtcctaTTTCGATAGACGCTTGCCGGATGAAGACGGGCGCTTGCGTGCTGTTTGCGCTCCTGCTGGCTCGGGCATGTTTGCGGGAGGCCAAGTGCAGCCTGCCTATGGAGGTAGGCCGGCCGGCCGGCTGCACGTCGGCTCGAGGGCTCGTGACGCAGCGTGGATGACACGCGTGTTTGGTCGGGCGTGTCAGGTCACCGGTGAGACGGGGGTGCCGAGGCAGAGCGTCACCGGGCGTCACCGTGACGACATACGTTCGGGTGTGTCGACAGGTCACCGTGACGACATCCAATCGAGTGTCACATCAGGTCACCGTGACGGCTTCCACCGACTGCCTGGACTTTGCCGCCGCCTGAGGAGGCGTCGCCTCAGCTACCTGGTAAACGTTTGTCGCCCGCTCGCTGTCACTTTGTCGCTAGCGCTAGCCTGACATGCATGCGGTTTGTGTCTGCAGTGTCACAAGGTGAGCTTCCGCTGCTGGGGGCGGAGCCAGGGGTGGGGCCGGAGCGGCCAGGTGTGCCGATGTCCGAGAGGTTCCACGTGTTCACGCGTCTTCATTCGCAGTATCTGACTGCTGTTTTGACTCAATTCCTGTCGTCAAGTATTCATTGTCAATTTCGAATGTATGCTGTTTATATTAGCAAATTGATGTttacacaggcggcacggtgaacgactggttagcagatctgcctcacggttctgaggacctgggttcaaatcccggccccgcctgtgtggagtttgcatgttctccccgtgcctgcatggcttttctcagggcactccgctttcctcccacatcccaaaaacatccattaattggagactctaaattgcccgtaggcgtgactgtgagtgcgaatggt
This is a stretch of genomic DNA from Phycodurus eques isolate BA_2022a chromosome 20, UOR_Pequ_1.1, whole genome shotgun sequence. It encodes these proteins:
- the si:ch211-191i18.4 gene encoding uncharacterized protein si:ch211-191i18.4 — its product is MKSNQHIYGSTLTPPPRAALGWSSSASSNLHLHSLKNLHSAHCFSTSYHKPSCRSGPHDACRMKTGACVLFALLLARACLREAKCSLPMEVTGETGVPRQSVTGRHRDDIRSGVSTGHRDDIQSSVTSGHRDGFHRLPGLCRRLRRRRLSYLCHKVSFRCWGRSQGWGRSGQVCRCPRGSTCSRVFIRSI